A DNA window from Candidatus Krumholzibacteriia bacterium contains the following coding sequences:
- a CDS encoding c-type cytochrome → MSRWWIAVTLGTSVVIALAIANPVTDASAQDEAVPGGSTAVERGRYLVHDVAMCVQCHSPRNDNGQIIERQILRGGTVPVEGPKWAADWAYLAPDLRALARARADYLTTVLITGMRPDGTQPKSPMPPFRLTGQDAEAIVEYLRSLR, encoded by the coding sequence ATGTCCCGATGGTGGATCGCCGTCACACTCGGCACCTCGGTCGTGATCGCCCTGGCGATCGCGAACCCCGTCACCGACGCGTCCGCCCAGGACGAAGCCGTGCCGGGCGGGAGCACCGCCGTGGAGCGCGGCCGCTACCTCGTGCACGACGTCGCCATGTGCGTCCAGTGCCACTCGCCGCGCAACGACAACGGGCAGATCATCGAGCGGCAGATCCTGCGCGGGGGGACCGTTCCCGTAGAGGGACCGAAATGGGCGGCGGACTGGGCCTACCTGGCTCCGGATCTCCGCGCGCTCGCGCGAGCCCGCGCCGACTACCTGACGACGGTACTGATCACCGGAATGCGCCCCGACGGCACCCAACCGAAATCGCCCATGCCCCCGTTCCGCCTCACGGGACAGGACGCCGAGGCGATCGTGGAGTACCTGCGGAGCCTGCGGTGA
- a CDS encoding FlgD immunoglobulin-like domain containing protein — MSRSTVVHVTVWIVAVLVLGPARASVHDIHLYTDSTPDFTSIEDFVATATSTWDDPEDQAIALWRWMVRSHLQTSATFEDGAPVWDPIRFYSSYPNTYCGFMAAYLTAFVDVMGGDWRHRYVELADHTVCEISWDAGATWHMFDTSMVMYARRHDGTIASCADIAAPGSCDLSRAWGDDLEQAGHLYLYHGAPECVTNPPDANHTGEFGHPSGYRKATDNPVPYARTLRNGADSYVSGFSVQTAFTHVRHGWRNRLHLRPGHVYTRYGDPLGSGSEYARLNTRGGDPNRGDEALQIRSNGRWEIEPDTNAADPRGGWYELDGVVHRDDDGGTGPALRPAAGVGEARLVTKVDASNVITSAHVHVEGIRGAGDQATLEISRDAGRTWIEVAVLSEGSFATDVPLSSDVVGGAFELLVGVRLVPDATRQDCGIDALWIEAITQVNRLALPRLQRGTNRVRFRAGPPQETLTLLPSLHAGAEHHGSGSAEDWSGVTSLDNPVTYSSPALVPSTSGTPGFVTWRFDVPTDIVGFTFGGSLITRSATADDRIRLRSSWNGIDFETLEVFDASTAPTWDARVVASPSTVPPGMRSVWLQYELESSVAPSSQSTGVQEALLQVHHEPHDTGFDPVEVTWCWTEHRTEGDVTRRHTRVVRTAEETWTLNVAGHRHPTVEWIRMRLADGSTVEGYDDGIDVGPGHGYDKVRIDAAWIDDVALARPYTVSRPAGSTNPDTDGRELTDGTVIPPTDYASSSVVQGQVAYWDGDDPLTVTVDLGAEQTIEALRVTSHAPNIDYAHAGTIRAIAVAGDGSETPLGVIQHDDVFSPVGTHLDWGRVHSLVHAGLPAGGRLAHGFWLVFDTPTTAREVRLDVVPLAGHGVGLSEIAVYSEVQVSDWPDREVDLGGTVVAVDDVPSTVPRDRLRVAPNPSNPATVVTYDLPEATHVALRVVDVRGRVVRTLVDGWRPAGSHRARWDGRDDRGRSVASGRYFAVGEWTGTRKVGDITLVR, encoded by the coding sequence ATGTCGAGATCCACCGTGGTGCACGTCACCGTCTGGATCGTCGCCGTGCTCGTCCTCGGTCCCGCGCGCGCATCCGTTCACGACATCCACCTGTACACCGACAGCACGCCCGACTTCACGTCGATCGAGGACTTCGTCGCCACCGCGACGAGCACATGGGACGACCCCGAGGACCAGGCCATCGCCCTGTGGCGCTGGATGGTGCGCAGTCACCTGCAGACCAGTGCGACCTTCGAGGACGGTGCGCCGGTCTGGGACCCGATCCGCTTCTACTCGAGCTATCCGAACACCTACTGCGGCTTCATGGCCGCCTACCTGACGGCCTTCGTCGACGTCATGGGGGGCGACTGGCGGCACCGGTACGTGGAACTCGCCGACCACACCGTGTGCGAGATCTCGTGGGACGCAGGTGCGACCTGGCACATGTTCGACACGTCGATGGTGATGTACGCGCGCCGCCACGACGGCACGATCGCCTCGTGCGCCGACATCGCGGCGCCGGGCAGCTGCGACCTGTCGCGCGCCTGGGGCGACGACCTCGAACAGGCCGGACACCTGTACCTGTACCACGGTGCGCCGGAGTGCGTGACGAATCCTCCGGACGCCAACCACACCGGCGAGTTCGGCCATCCGAGCGGCTACCGGAAGGCCACCGACAACCCGGTCCCCTACGCGCGCACCCTGCGCAACGGGGCCGACTCCTACGTGTCGGGCTTCAGCGTGCAGACCGCCTTCACCCACGTGCGCCACGGGTGGCGCAATCGTCTGCACCTGCGGCCGGGCCACGTGTACACGCGCTACGGCGACCCCCTCGGCTCGGGTTCGGAGTACGCCCGGCTGAACACCCGCGGCGGCGATCCGAACCGCGGCGACGAAGCGCTGCAGATCCGCAGCAACGGGCGCTGGGAGATCGAACCCGACACGAACGCGGCCGATCCGCGGGGCGGATGGTACGAACTCGACGGAGTCGTCCACCGCGACGACGACGGCGGCACGGGACCGGCCCTGCGACCGGCCGCCGGCGTGGGCGAAGCGCGGCTGGTCACCAAGGTGGACGCGTCGAACGTGATCACGTCCGCGCACGTCCACGTGGAAGGCATTCGCGGTGCCGGAGATCAGGCGACCCTCGAGATCTCGCGCGACGCGGGCCGGACCTGGATCGAGGTCGCCGTCCTCTCCGAGGGTTCCTTCGCGACCGACGTCCCGCTGTCGTCCGACGTCGTGGGCGGTGCCTTCGAACTGCTCGTCGGCGTCCGGCTGGTCCCCGACGCCACGCGGCAGGACTGCGGGATCGACGCGCTGTGGATCGAGGCGATCACGCAGGTCAACCGCCTGGCGCTGCCCCGCCTGCAACGCGGCACCAACCGCGTGCGTTTCCGGGCCGGCCCGCCGCAGGAGACGCTCACCCTGCTTCCGAGCCTCCACGCGGGTGCCGAGCACCACGGGTCGGGATCGGCCGAGGACTGGTCGGGCGTGACCTCGCTGGACAACCCCGTCACCTATTCGAGCCCCGCGCTCGTGCCGTCGACGTCCGGCACACCCGGCTTCGTGACCTGGCGCTTCGACGTGCCCACCGACATCGTCGGCTTCACCTTCGGCGGCAGCCTGATCACGCGCAGCGCGACCGCCGACGACCGGATCCGTCTGCGGAGTTCGTGGAACGGGATCGACTTCGAAACGCTCGAGGTCTTCGACGCGTCGACCGCGCCGACCTGGGACGCCCGTGTGGTGGCGTCGCCGTCGACGGTTCCGCCGGGCATGCGGTCGGTGTGGCTGCAGTACGAACTCGAGAGTTCGGTGGCGCCCTCGTCGCAGAGCACCGGCGTGCAGGAGGCCCTTCTGCAGGTGCACCACGAACCCCACGACACCGGCTTCGATCCGGTCGAGGTCACGTGGTGCTGGACCGAACACCGCACCGAGGGCGACGTCACCCGCCGTCACACCCGCGTGGTCCGCACAGCCGAGGAGACCTGGACCCTGAACGTCGCCGGGCACCGTCATCCGACCGTCGAGTGGATCCGGATGCGCCTGGCCGACGGCAGCACGGTCGAGGGCTACGACGACGGCATCGACGTCGGGCCCGGCCACGGCTACGACAAGGTCCGGATCGACGCCGCGTGGATCGACGACGTGGCGCTCGCGCGTCCCTACACGGTGTCGCGGCCGGCGGGCTCGACGAACCCCGACACCGACGGCCGCGAACTCACCGACGGCACGGTGATTCCGCCGACGGACTACGCGTCGTCGAGCGTCGTGCAGGGGCAGGTGGCCTACTGGGACGGGGACGACCCGCTCACCGTGACCGTCGACCTCGGCGCGGAGCAGACGATCGAGGCCCTGCGCGTGACGTCGCACGCACCGAACATCGACTACGCCCACGCCGGAACGATCCGCGCCATCGCCGTCGCCGGCGACGGGAGCGAGACCCCGCTCGGGGTGATCCAGCACGACGACGTGTTCAGCCCCGTGGGAACCCACCTCGACTGGGGACGCGTGCACTCGCTCGTCCACGCCGGTCTTCCGGCGGGCGGCCGCCTCGCCCACGGTTTCTGGTTGGTGTTCGACACACCGACCACCGCTCGCGAGGTCCGCCTGGACGTCGTTCCCCTCGCCGGCCACGGCGTCGGCCTCAGCGAGATCGCGGTCTACTCGGAGGTGCAGGTGAGCGATTGGCCCGACCGGGAGGTCGACCTGGGTGGGACCGTGGTCGCCGTGGACGACGTCCCGAGCACGGTGCCGCGCGATCGACTCCGCGTGGCGCCCAACCCCTCGAACCCGGCGACGGTCGTCACCTACGACCTGCCCGAGGCCACACACGTCGCCCTGCGCGTGGTCGACGTCCGCGGGCGTGTGGTCCGCACGCTCGTCGACGGGTGGCGCCCGGCCGGTTCACACCGGGCTCGTTGGGACGGACGTGACGATCGTGGACGCAGCGTGGCGTCGGGTCGCTACTTCGCCGTCGGGGAGTGGACCGGTACCCGGAAGGTGGGCGACATCACCCTCGTCCGCTGA